Proteins co-encoded in one Lineus longissimus chromosome 11, tnLinLong1.2, whole genome shotgun sequence genomic window:
- the LOC135495674 gene encoding exosome complex component RRP41-like has translation MAGLELLSDQGFRIDGRKPHELRKIECRMGVFTQADGSAYVEQGNTKILAAVYGPHEVRGSMRSKLQHDKVLINCQYSMATFSTSERKRRPRGDRKSQEMTMHLKQTFEAAVMINLYPRSQIDIYVEVLQSDGGNYCASVNAATLALIDAGVALKDYVCACSASYIRDTQLVDINYLEESSGGPEIVVTTLPKSDQIVFLEMNGRIHEDNLSKVLDLAMKGCRDVYTVLDGVVREHVTERASALGIESK, from the exons atggcaGGTCTTGAGTTGCTTTCGGACCAAGGCTTTCGAATTGACGGTAGAAAACCTCATGAACTGCGAAAAATAGAATGTCGGATGGGTGTGTTTACTCAAGCTGATGGGTCTGCCTATGTCGAACAAGGAAATACCAAGATCCTTGCTGCAGTTTATGGCCCACATGAG GTTAGAGGGAGCATGCGATCCAAACTGCAACATGACAAAGTCCTGATCAACTGTCAGTACAGTATGGCGACATTCAGCACAAGCGAAAGGAAGCGCCGTCCGAGGGGCGATCGCAAATCTCAAGAGATGACAATGCATCTGAAGCAGACATTTGAGGCAGCTGTCATGATCAACCTTTATCCAAGGTCTCAGATTGATATCTATGTTGAG GTTCTTCAGTCTGATGGTGGAAATTATTGTGCCAGTGTCAACGCTGCCACACTCGCCCTAATAGATGCCGGTGTTGCTCTCAAAGACTATGTGTGTGCCTGTTCAGCTAGTTACATCAGAGATACACAATTAGTAGACATTAACTACCTAGAAGAATCATCAGGAGGACCAGAGATCGTCGTCACAACATTGCCAAAATCGGATCAGATTGTATTTTTGGAAATGAACGGTCGGATACATGAGGATAATTTGAGTAAAGTTCTGGACTTGGCGATGAAAGGTTGCAGGGATGTGTATACTGTGTTGGACGGTGTGGTCAGGGAACATGTGACTGAGAGGGCTAGTGCCCTTGGCATTGAGAGTAAATGA
- the LOC135495673 gene encoding WD repeat-containing protein 97-like codes for MSNRVEELRHEHGLLNRPKKPPEIEGETRPRYFWRLLRNSIQNTVQNVKESDVTDLTVSHGIQYIRKLNHEDPICQVVYNSKRKEYLSVDSNYIRVFQTDGRKKDMIIPDEPLDCLIYASHVNLFISWLHMDDQIYLLSNDYEIISDSRAPSKIECCVYNKNYGELVSTGPGTFTVWGFRYGARHLMPRLSTTEGLSSNDHFEILVLEDTAGQFQKCYAVDGTGVAVFSTQECRLLSYHRDLHTRPISAAMFFNPLKYLITGAKDGSIKIWDETFHLKLVFVGHSHKVSALSAYPYGPYFISASFDFTMRVWSLETCDEIDKVETDEPILDIGTVIRNDSFYTYSTYHMELWKIKHLHTEHSCIGFKVMGIMHTDHPGFPVRTVLLNNDSSVRIVAPTTGDILTTLIMPLRRKLIDAAYAIEEDKLFAVFANGDIVKSDTTTNPCTVLAEWPCKDKKKACNYLLVYEYVVQANEGDFWAGMKRAIQTQSVQTETQVKKANKTLLLGGRKDGYICVFNWETGEVDFETEAHGTKGVLSMVANSKYDQLISAGADNIIKVWRLYPFAQEALAPLLSFFCAHTPLRMTVLKTNLCVAFQEHSTATYNIVVHNLENKNRYDHSPEHDHTDSITGLACCQRLKLYASSSEDGTVKIWNEANKVIRVLKLNAVPHSLGFCSQKGDLLVGIGNHLHKIQHYSFLPQVYRFRLVCMKFNPVLIEEAIPFNEKLLNNLSSADAKRIKGAKSSFKFDHYGDILSEDELNAVEHGKREKDRMFMMLEQRDRELAMIRDGELQSKYKPQSTKQTKKEAFDKYLKIFYDRPKVSPIKDEYFYVGDELRDAMAGDKRKKVKDVYKKEQFTGFFPPPETAKKQEKKPDEPLKAQYPLRPDGFIPNSILARLLWPPEQKAAINKAYRPPMMNDKQMEQIKKMQKKSERAITKLSQREGTRGSSDMLESRTLVLDYGDTETSLKLPEEEEEEEDDDTVPEVHIRGTGKKVEKAAKDPSSYLQKLQTAFEKPATPTSEDEEEKPRPKTPSEAGMAAPTPTTKTISPVSAPSSARPKAARPPPQRKPIQKLIAKTPPKTADTIPQPPSPVRVRSRSSFRSPPRTPTPPPTPLPEFISQFKGVEWFEKYFPNCNEKTFPKPWSMSAFVTMLIRVVKISEYEHKVPITNALLMLHHQEGIPNNDAVAKSILGLLNNRVKAPSCLDEMEREFIRAALKLLVAMQAMEKELFMELMMQYLDGDKDVRADVQEIFHRFGIHDPHHYFFRELDSWDVWNLEETHRKEQLAKICEEWLDKWHTSFKIHLTDTIERLKKGQGVHGKVSKSPSQSISPAKSGRSILKATPDYSPDPLKPHSSASKSVTVTFDQPPDQATIDNATYLEAINYFVEMELERELDKMRHGRDRKPTADDGATKNTVLVFPKLPSKQCLVRLGETHTSQCRPHRETNLHVDYRHQAMTSRGLPPMPGSLHGFAPAMTLPMKTVNMNPFPSEIDLIYERIKANQPLLISLKIAPKYFIPAHSVVPPMHMAQEQY; via the exons ATGAGTAACCGAGTGGAAGAGTTGAGGCATGAACATGGCCTGCTTAATCGACCAAAGAAGCCACCGGAAATCGAAGGAGAAACCAGGCCAAGGTACTTCTGGAGGCTGTTGCGGAATTCAATTCAGAATACAGTGCAGAATGTGAAAGAAAGTGATGTGACAGATCTGACTGTTAGCCATGGGATACAGTACATCCGCAAGTTGAATCATGAGGACCCCATCTGTCAGGTTGTCTACAATTCCAAACGCAAA GAATACTTGTCTGTAGATTCCAACTACATTCGAGTTTTTCAGACGGATGGACGTAAAAAAGATATGATCATTCCTGACGAACCACTGGATTGTCTGATTTACGCCAGTCATGTCAATCTATTCATCTCTTGGCTTCACATGGACGATCAAATATAT cTCCTGTCAAATGACTATGAGATAATATCCGATTCTAGAGCTCCATCCAAGATTGAGTGCTGCGTTTACAATAAAAACTATGGCGAGCTTGTCTCTACCGGACCTGGAACATTCACG GTTTGGGGATTCCGGTATGGCGCTCGTCATCTGATGCCAAGACTCTCCACAACAGAAGGCTTGTCTAGCAATGATCACTTTGAGATCCTTGTTCTTGAGGACACTGCTGGTCAGTTCCAGAAATGTTATGCTGTCGATGGCACAGGGGTCGCT GTTTTCAGCACGCAAGAATGTCGGCTGCTGTCCTACCATCGTGACCTTCACACCCGACCGATTTCCGCAGCCATGTTTTTTAACCCCCTGAAATACCTCATCACTGGTGCTAAAGATGGATCCA TCAAGATTTGGGATGAGACGTTTCACTTGAAGCTTGTGTTTGTTGGCCACAGTCATAAGGTTTCAGCCCTCTCCGCCTATCCATATGGACCATACTTCATATCGGCGAGCTTCGACTTCACAATGAGGGTGTGGAGTTTAGAAACTTgtgatgaaattgacaa GGTTGAGACCGATGAACCGATCCTAGACATTGGTACAGTGATCAGGAACGACAGCTTCTATACGTACTCCACGTATCATATGGAACTTTGGAAGATAAAACATCTTCATACAGAACACTCGTGCATCGG TTTTAAAGTGATGGGCATCATGCACACAGACCATCCAGGATTCCCTGTTCGCACCGTTCTGTTGAACAATGACAGTAGCGTGAGAATTGTCGCACCTACGACTGGCGACATCTTGACGACGCTAATTATGCCACTACGGAGGAAACTTATTGATGCTGCATACGCAATAGAAGAAG ACAAGCTGTTTGCCGTCTTTGCCAACGGAGACATTGTCAAGAGCGACACCACCACCAATCCATGTACCGTGCTGGCAGAGTGGCCTTGTAAGGACAAAAAGA AGGCCTGTAATTACCTTCTCGTCTATGAGTATGTCGTCCAAGCAAATGAGGGTGATTTCTGGGCGGGAATGAAGCGTGCCATTCAAACTCAGAGCGTCCAGACTGAAACTCAGGTCAAGAAAGCGAACAAAACGTTGCTTCTCGGGGGACGTAAAGATGGTTATATCTGTGTGTTTAACTGGGAGACAGGTGAGGTGGACTTTGAGACTGAGGCGCATGGCACGAAGGGCGTCCTCAGCATGGTGGCAAACTCAAAGTACGACCAGCTGATCTCGGCTGGAGCAG ACAACATCATTAAGGTGTGGCGCCTGTACCCGTTCGCCCAGGAAGCCTTGGCGCCACTTCTCTCCTTCTTCTGCGCCCATACCCCTCTCCGCATGACTGTATTGAAGACAAACCTCTGCGTTGCATTTCAAGAGCATTCTACAGCTACGTATAACATTGTAGTGCACAACCTGGAAAATAAAA ATCGGTATGACCATTCCCCTGAGCATGACCACACTGACAGCATCACAGGACTCGCCTGCTGCCAGAGACTGAAGCTGTACGCCTCGTCAAGCGAAGACGGCACGGTCAAGATATGGAACGAGGCAAACAAAGTCATCAGGGTTCTCAAACTGAATGCCGTGCCTCATAGCTTGGGATTCTGCAGCCAGAAAGGTGACCTCTTGGTTGGGATCGGAAACCATTTGCATAAGATCCAGCATTACTCAT TCTTACCCCAAGTGTACAGGTTCAGACTTGTCTGTATGAAGTTTAATCCTGTACTGATCGAGGAAGCCATTCCATTCAATGAGAAGCTATTGAACAATTTGAGTAGTGCTGATGCCAAGAGAATCAAGGGAGCCAAGAGCTCATTCAA GTTCGACCACTACGGTGACATCTTGTCAGAGGATGAGCTAAATGCTGTCGAGCATGGCAAGAGAGAAAAAGAcagg aTGTTTATGATGTTAGAACAACGTGACAGGGAGTTGGCCATGATCCGAGATGGGGAGCTCCAATCCAAGTATAAGCCACAGTCAACCAAGCAAACAAAGAAAGAAGCTTTCGATAAATACCTCAAGATATTCTATGATAGGCCGAAAGTTTCT CCAATCAAAGATGAGTATTTCTACGTTGGAGATGAGCTGCGAGATGCAATGGCGGGAGACAAGAGGAAGAAAG TCAAGGATGtttacaagaaggagcagtTCACTGGGTTCTTCCCGCCGCCAGAGACGGCCaagaaacaagagaaaaaacCAGATGAGCCTCTCAAGGCACAATACCCTCTCCGCCCCGATGGATTCATACCGAACTCCATCCTTGCACGGTTACTATGGCCACCTGAACAGAAAGCCGCCATCAATAAGGCGTACAGACCGCCGATGATGAACGACAAACAGATGGAGCAGATTAAGAAGATGCAGAAGAAGTCGGAACGCGCCATAACCAAACTGTCGCAGCGTGAGGGCACCAGAGGGAGCTCTGATATGCTCGAGTCGCGGACTCTGGTTCTTGATTATGGCGATACGGAGACATCGCTTAAGCTtcctgaggaggaggaggaggaggaagatgaTGATACGGTACCAGAAGTGCATATTCGTGGAACGGGGAAGAAGGTTGAGAAAGCAGCGAAAGATCCTTCGTCGTATCTCCAGAAGTTGCAGACGGCGTTTGAGAAACCTGCAACACCTACG TCTgaggatgaagaagaaaaaccgAGACCAAAGACGCCGTCTGAAGCCGGCATGGCTGCTCCAACTCCTACAACCAAGACCATTTCACCCGTCTCGGCACCGTCAAGTGCCCGCCCTAAGGCAGCACGACCCCCTCCACAGAGAAAACCCATCCAGAAACTGATCGCAAAGACGCCACCTAAGACTGCGGACACGATACCTCAGCCACCGTCACCTGTAAGGGTACGGTCGCGATCATCATTCCGATCACCACCGCGGACGCCTACCCCACCACCCACACCGCTGCCTGAGTTTATCTCGCAGTTCAAGGGAGTGGAGTGGTTCGAGAAATACTTCCCCAACTGCAATGAGAAG ACATTCCCAAAACCGTGGTCAATGTCAGCATTTGTCACTATGCTCATCCGAGTTGTCAAGATCTCTGAATACGAACACAAAGTCCCCATCACCAATGCCCTGTTGATGCTGCACCACCAGGAAGGTATCCCGAACAATGATGCCGTTGCAAAGTCCATCCTCGGTTTGCTGAACAATCGTGTAAAGGCACCGAGCTGCCTCGACGAGATGGAGAGGGAGTTTATCCGGGCGGCACTGAAGCTACTGGTCGCCATGCAAGCGATGGAGAAGGAACTGTTCATGGAGTTGATGATGCAGTATCTGGATGGAGACAAGGATGTCAG AGCGGATGTTCAAGAGATCTTCCACCGCTTCGGCATCCATGATCCACATCACTATTTCTTCCGTGAGTTAGATTCGTGGGACGTTTGGAATCTGGAGGAGACACATCGCAAAGAACAGCTGGCAAAGATCTGTGAGGAATGGCTTGATAA ATGGCACACATCATTCAAGATCCACCTCACCGATACAATCGAAAGGTTAAAGAAGGGTCAGGGAGTCCACGGGAAGGTGTCCAAGTCACCGTCACAGTCCATCAGCCCAGCGAAGAGTGGCAGGAGTATTCTAAAGGCAACACCG GACTATTCTCCAGACCCATTGAAACCCCACAGCAGTGCTTCAAAATCTGTAACTGTGACCTTCGATCAACCACCTGATCAAGCCACCATCGACAATGCCACCTACTTGGAGGCGATTAATTACTTTGTCGAGATGGAGCTGGAGAGAGAACTGGATAAGATGCGGCATGGACGGGATAGAAAACCTACAGCTGATGACGGCGCGACGAAAAATACTGTCCTGGTCTTCCCGAAACTTCCAAG TAAACAGTGTCTTGTTCGGCTTGGGGAGACTCACACAAGTCAATGTCGTCCACACAGAGAAACTAACCTACATGTTG ATTATCGCCATCAAGCGATGACATCACGTGGCCTCCCACCGATGCCTGGCAGCCTCCATGGCTTCGCTCCAGCAATGACCCTACCGATGAAAACCGTAAACATGAATCCGTTCCCGAGCGAGATCGACTTGATTTACGAAAGAATCAAGGCGAACCAACCGTTACTCATCAGTCTGAAGATTGCGCCGAAGTATTTCATTCCGGCCCATTCGGTGGTGCCACCTATGCACATGGCACAAGAACAATATTAG
- the LOC135495609 gene encoding ubiquitin-conjugating enzyme E2 variant 2-like: MASASGHGQGREKGHAPSCQGSGQGTHSNQPPRHFVLLDELENGEKGHDGKSADSQFVSWGLDSSDDGSLTRWNGTIIGPHKTVFDGRIYLLRIDCGPKYPDEPPTVHFTTKINLPFVDENGLVIKSSVKELKNWSRCYSIHFILSLLYKLMQSKDYCKVPQPPEGQVYDLDNNKKKGLQKGGMLHKGGMFQ; encoded by the exons ATGGCGAGCGCAAGTGGACACGGACAAGGAAGAGAAAAGG GTCACGCGCCTTCCTGTCAGGGTTCAGGTCAAGGAACTCATTCAAATCAACCACCGCGACACTTTGTCTTGCTTGATGAGCTGGAAAATGGCGAGAAAGGGCACGATGGCAAAAGTGCTGATAGTCAGTTTGTGAGCTGGGGACTTGATAGCTCTGATGATGGATCATTAACAAGATGGAATGGCACAATTATAGGACCCCATAAA ACGGTATTTGATGGGCGGATTTACCTTCTAAGGATAGATTGTGGGCCGAAGTATCCAGATGAACCACCGACGGTTCACTTCACAACAAAAATTAATTTGCCGTTTGTGGATGAGAATGGTTTA GTAATAAAGTCGTCTGTGAAGGAGCTTAAAAATTGGTCGCGATGTTATAGTATCCACTTTATACTCAGTCTTCTGTATAAATTGATGCAGAGCAAGGATTATTGTAAGGTACCGCAGCCTCCAGAGGGTCAGGTTTACGACTTAGATAACAATAAGAAGAAGGGGTTACAGAAAGGTGGGATGCTGCATAAAGGTGGGATGTTCCAATGA
- the LOC135495843 gene encoding uncharacterized protein LOC135495843, whose translation MAAPVKGVSVIFEENLAIICWNCGENRLNPTAVAGLNDALDRIERNPDVSAVVTTGHGRFFSNGLDLDYMASLDDKTRNKFYYAVTSLICRFITFPVPTVAAINGHAFAGGCFLALAHDYIVMQTDKGWMSANEVFLGLRIGDFFTALYRAKVADPSVRRDLIIFGKRFTAQMAKDVGLVTRTCKSESLMTETKRLASEAAEAGYERDNIRGMKVDMYQSVLDKRLKMDEHGPLSKL comes from the exons ATGGCTGCGCCCGTGAAAGGCGTTTCCgtgatttttgaagaaaatttagCAATAATTTGTTGGAATTGTGGGGAGAACAGACTGAATCCAACAGCTGTAGCAGGGTTAAATGATGCCTTAGATAGAATTGAAAG GAATCCTGATGTCAGCGCTGTTGTAACTACTGGCCATGGGCGGTTCTTCAGCAATGGGTTGGACCTAGACTACATGGCTTCACTGGATGATAAGACAAGAAATAAATTTTACTATGCTGTAACCTCACTAATTTGTAGATTCATTACATTCCCAGTTCCAACAGTGGCAGCTATAAATG GTCATGCTTTTGCTGGTGGCTGCTTCCTTGCCTTGGCCCATGATTACATTGTTATGCAAACTGATAAAGGATGGATGTCTGCCAATGAAGTTTTTCTTGGCTTGAGAATTGGAGACTTTTTTACAGCCTTGTACAG GGCTAAAGTTGCAGATCCCAGTGTAAGAAGAGATTTGATAATCTTTGGGAAAAGATTTACAGCACAGATGGCAAAAGATGTTGGACTTGTCACGAGAACGTGCAAGAGTGAGAGTCTTATGACTGAGACAAAACGACTCGCGTCTGAAGCAGCCGAGGCTGGTTATGAGCGTGACAATATTCGCGGGATGAAAGTAGACATGTATCAGTCGGTGTTGGACAAGAGATTGAAAATGGATGAGCACGGACCATTATCAAAGTTATGA
- the LOC135495320 gene encoding uncharacterized protein LOC135495320: MTEVHSLTLDDLEAATSTKCELECMRHLHRKLSVFSEDAHIYQTDEEFLEDQFLSTTADDENPFPLKNIHTLCPTQEELNRFTHYLFERRYGWSEGLQADGKKPRIRRLGSVVTSLGDEKTYKSSINEVLDDFIRWYKHQPISSGMVECLKCSISEAVDKPVVRNQTYVHIMEWLRTRLQDLDTEENFGLVKNLIISGLTDVWSKIRNSCASRLSPVVERLPVMALESFFTELVQLCLKPDASWQAKEGAMMGVNVIMKRFHWTGMEESWVPKSPKPEYMLKFGQQELKNIPEFISDNIKGLIYPMLAHPQLTIRENAIKTFSSYMLRCDAKETLCALHDAVVELCKNTTQQESGNGCDKATCMTLPHLAVLRKDFTFMDAYNAEGLLGICLFLVKHIPATQLLPNWDQYFSTFSLYLMHPASTVRQATSNVFKFLVAKDSSHPVILKYILHDLSVGWDADLNMMTQPIGLDTGHIRRRSLDVRGLGKVQVTSERENLPADAWEWREGRLFAYELILKFLIKNHWLYTFGPSSSGIHGTPRLSGSMDEGTLSRFLRPLKKVKPVNCSKSCHLDLELRDRPHTPVRRTPSGGLERPHTPVRWTPSGGMRGHAAIGKPITEEDHRRPGLDAQRHVSVCTSTPTEEIPINVMNTPNRLRFPLIKVHREPDLPTEEREQRRSSEEQESVAYLAVRQKIHTEAHITCRPIASPRTMRKHFSFYESRSESPALDHQPHHHATKSLSLLSQVKHLDQHKVRLFDVKENGQGDPIHRSHIPPLTDILQRMLLQTIEATADPRWEVRRMGQQVLPFLTEVIRWYNMQHLLDLWNSHLKQTTSVMTYGACMALRQTVAHAGRLIPLLNDPPITWQDVEMCCDTVKTITDPIYSHIARWCHSVSSLLSRPVLDRLSLVAVHTLIVSHTHLSFPPEQKRQQEESITTFIKTVFIHAHRDVRLSKDLSKGMKLKPFSTPLEGFLSCNVKEGSQDGFAKQLEKQLLKTVICGGHTSDFIKTCDIYNIVDILPILLFYIESSAEDVDESKVFIEWKTVICGGHTSDFIKTCDIYNIVDILPILLFYIESSAEDVDESKVFIECVGAMAMKTGECLLQGGQDEKRRHVVKIGALTLGYLSHMITVKDIDVAMLRQLLDIYLVFTTQLWDSKQLLSIFQAIATRTNSLVNPKLSSSHPTDEDLVLMSNDIPQTFPQNDDDSDSSSDEDNAAEHVPDPLLQECGALNSSGNSDRGGRLSAMSGSVDMMDGRVPSPVSPADDGSDWDDWSDEEEDQSALSDVFGSFLNRLKTCYLASGKSRDFQQEFLKLPDRDKKLLKGLCDQK, from the exons ATGACGGAGGTCCACAGTTTGACCTTAGATGACCTTGAGGCAGCAACCTCCACAAAATGTGAGTTAGAGTGCATGCGCCACCTACACAGGAAGTTAAGTGTGTTTTCCGAGGACGCACACATCTACCAAACAGATGAAGAGTTTTTGGAGGACCAGTTCTTATCAACAACAGCCGATGATGAAAATCCGTTTCCCTTGAAAAACATCCACACCCTGTGCCCAACTCAAGAAGAACTAAATCGTTTCACGCATTACCTGTTCGAGAGGCGATATGGTTGGTCGGAAGGTCTTCAAGCCGATGGGAAGAAGCCGCGGATACGTCGTCTCGGCTCGGTGGTGACATCTTTGGGTGATGAGAAGACTTATAAGAGTTCCATAAATGAAGTGTTGGACGACTTCATAAGATG GTACAAGCACCAGCCCATTTCCTCTGGGATGGTTGAATGCCTGAAGTGTAGCATCTCAGAAGCGGTTGACAAACCAGTGGTCAGGAATCAGACCTATGTCCACATCATGGAATGGCTTCGGACCAGATTACAAGACCTTGATACCGAAGAAAACTTTGGCCTGGTCAAG AATCTCATAATCAGTGGTTTGACAGACGTCTGGTCAAAAATCCGGAATTCCTGCGCAAGCCGGTTGAGTCCAGTTGTAGAAAGATTACCTGTGATGGCATTAGAAAGTTTTTTCACGGAACTCGTCCAGTTGTGTTTGAAACCAGACGCGAGTTGGCAGGCAAAAGAAGGAGCTATGATGG GTGTGAATGTGATTATGAAGCGGTTCCACTGGACTGGAATGGAGGAGAGTTGGGTACCAAAGTCTCCAAAACCAGAGTATATGCTCAAG TTTGGCCAACAAGAGCTAAAGAATATCCCAGAATTCATCAGTGACAACATCAAGGGTCTAATCTACCCAATGTTGGCACATCCCCAACTGACCATCCGAGAAAATGCCATCAAGACGTTCTCCTCCTACATGTTGAGATGTGACGCGAAGGAGACTCTCTGTGCATTACACGACGCTGTCGTTGAATTGTGTAAGAACACGACGCAGCAGGAGAGTGGTAATGGATGTgataaagctacatgtatg ACACTGCCCCACCTTGCCGTCCTGAGGAAAGACTTCACGTTCATGGATGCCTACAATGCGGAGGGTTTACTTGGAATCTGCCTGTTTCTGGTGAAG CACATCCCTGCCACACAGCTATTACCAAACTGGGACCAATACTTCTCAACCTTCAGTCTCTACCTCATGCATCCAGCCTCAACAGTCAGACAGGCCACAAGTAatgttttcaaatttctag TTGCTAAAGACAGTAGCCATCCAGTCATCCTGAAGTACATCTTACACGACCTGTCAGTTGGATGGGATGCTGACCTCAACATGATGACACAGCCCATCGGACTAGATACTGGGCATATTCGCCGACGGTCATTGGATGTCAGGGGGCTTGGGAAAGTACAAGTCACAAGTGAAA GGGAAAACCTCCCAGCTGATGCGTGGGAATGGCGCGAAGGCAGGTTATTCGCCTACGAGCTCATCCTAAAGTTCCTCATCAAGAACCACTGGCTGTACACGTTTGGCCCGAGCAGCTCCGGTATCCATGGGACACCGCGGCTGTCTGGTTCAATGGATGAAGGCACGTTGTCCAG ATTCCTTCGACCTCTGAAAAAAGTCAAACCAGTCAACTGTTCAAAATCTTGTCATTTAGACCTGGAGCTAAG GGACCGACCACATACCCCAGTGAGGAGGACACCAAGTGGAGGCCTGGAACGACCACACACCCCAGTCAGGTGGACACCAAGTGGAGGCATGAGGGGCCATGCTGCGATTGGCAAG CCGATAACTGAAGAAGACCACCGCCGCCCTGGACTGGACGCACAACGACACGTGTCTGTGTGTACGTCTACACCGACTGAGGAGATACCcatcaatgtcatgaat ACCCCAAACAGGCTCAGGTTTCCTTTGATAAAGGTTCACAGAGAGCCTGATCTCCCCACTGAAGAAAGAGAG CAACGACGATCCTCAGAAGAGCAGGAATCGGTGGCCTACCTGGCTGTTAGACAAAA AATCCACACTGAGGCCCACATCACCTGTAGACCAATAGCATCTCCACGTACGATGAGGAAGCATTTCTCATTCTACGAGAGTCGCAGTGAATCTCCTGCATTGGACCATCAGCCTCACCATCATGCCACAAAATCTCTGTCACTGTTATCGCAAGTGAAACACTTAGACCAACACAAA GTCCGCCTTTTTGATGTGAAGGAAAATGGTCAAGGTGACCCAATTCATAG GTCACACATTCCACCGCTGACAGACATTCTACAGCGGATGTTACTGCAGACAATAGAGGCCACTGCTGATCCTCGTTGGGAAGTCAGGAGGATGGGACAACAG GTCCTTCCATTCCTAACTGAGGTCATCCGTTGGTACAACATGCAGCATTTACTCGACCTCTGGAACAGTCACCTGAAGCAGACGACGTCCGTCATGACGTATGGTGCATGTATGGCGCTGAGGCAGACGGTAGCTCATGCTGGAAGACTGATACCATTGTTGAATGACCCTCCAATCACATGGCAG GATGTTGAAATGTGCTGTGACACAGTGAAGACAATCACGGATCCTATATACAGCCACATCGCCCGGTGGTGCCATTCAGTCAGCAGTCTTCTCTCCCGTCCAGTCCTTGACCGTTTGTCGCTTGTTGCTGTCCATACACTAATTGTGTCCCACACTCATTTGTCATTCCCTCCAGAGCAG AAAAGACAACAAGAAGAGTCAATTACCACTTTTATCAAGACCGTTTTCATCCATGCCCATCGGGATGTGCGGTTATCTAAAGATCTTTCAAAGGGAATGAAGCTGAAGCCATTCTCCACACCCTTGGAGGGATTCCTGAG TTGCAATGTGAAGGAAGGCAGCCAGGATGGCTTTGCTAAACAGTTAGAGAAGCAGCTCCTGAAGACAGTGATTTGTGGCGGACACACATCAGACTTCATCAAAACCTGTGATATCTATAATATTGTGGACATCCTGCCAATCTTGCTGTTTTATATTGAATCCAGCGCAGAGGATGTGGACGAATCAAAAGTTTTCATAGAGTG GAAGACAGTGATTTGTGGCGGACACACATCAGACTTCATCAAAACCTGTGATATCTATAATATTGTGGACATCCTGCCAATCTTGCTGTTTTATATTGAATCCAGCGCAGAGGATGTGGACGAATCAAAAGTTTTCATAGAGTG TGTTGGTGCCATGGCGATGAAGACAGGTGAATGTCTCCTCCAAGGGGGTCAAGATGAGAAGCGGCGACATGTGGTGAAGATTGGTGCTCTGACGCTCGGGTATCTCTCCCATATGATTACCGTCAAAGACATCGATGTCGCAATGCTGAGGCAACTATTGGACATCTATCTCGTGTTCACGACACAGTTGTGGGACAGCAAGCAGCTGTTGTCCATATTCCAAGCCATAGCCACGAGGACCAACAGT CTGGTGAACCCAAAGCTGTCTTCGAGTCACCCAACAGATGAAGACCTGGTCCTGATGTCGAACGACATCCCCCAAACCTTTCCCCAGAACGATGACGATTCCGACTCCTCCTCAGACGAAGACAATGCAGCAGAACATGTGCCGGACCCCCTGCTCCAGGAATGTGGTGCCCTGAACAGCAGTGGGAACAGTGACCGAGGTGGGCGCCTCAGTGCCATGAGTGGGTCTGTTGATATGATGGACGGGCGAGTTCCTTCGCCAGTGTCGCCAGCAGATGATGGGTCAGACTGGGATGACTGGAGTGACGAGGAGGAG GATCAGTCTGCGTTGTCGGATGTTTTCGGCAGCTTCCTCAATCGGCTGAAGACGTGCTACCTCGCTTCGGGGAAAAGTCGAGATTTTCAGCAGGAATTCCTCAAGCTGCCGGATAGAGATAAGAAATTACTGAAAGGACTTTGTGACCAGAAGTAA